From the Cohaesibacter sp. ES.047 genome, the window ACACTGAGTTCCTATTTTGTCTTGCGGCGCGTCGGTCATTGGGACCATGCAACAGCGCTTTTTGCATCGCTTCCCGGCGCTCTGGCTTATGTCATGGCCATTGCCGAAGCATCCCGCGCCGACATCTCGCGAGTGGCCGTCGCTCAGTCGATCCGTGTCTTTGCAATGATCGCAGTGCTGCCGGTGTTGCTCACCCCTTTCGCGCAGCTAGAAGGGGGAGCTGCTCACGATGTGGTGAAAGTGGCCGCGCCCGAGAACCTTGATATGCAGTCGATCCTGATCCTGCTCGCAGGAATGGCGATCGTGGCGCCATTGGTTAAATGGTTCAAAATACCCGGAGGTTTCCTTCTTGGCGGCATGGCCATTTCCGGTGCGTTCTACCTGTCCGGAACCTTCTCTGCACCTTTGCCAGACTGGCTCGCGGTACCGGGCTTCTTGACGATTGGTGCGTTGGTCGGTACGCGCTTTGGTTCCGTATCCCTTTCGCAGCTGGCAAAGCTGATGGGTATATCCCTTCTGTCGCTGTTTGTTTCCATGTCTGTCTCGTTGATCGCCGCCTTGATCGGATGGGCCGTGCTGGGCTTTCCGCCCGGCCAGACCTTTCTGGCCTATGCGCCGGGCGGGTTCGAAACCATGGTGTTGCTGGCATTCCTGTTCGATATGAACCCGGCTTTCGTGGCTGGGCATCATCTGGTTCGCTATCTGGGGCTTGTGCTCATCGCTCCGGCGGTGACCGCCCGTCTGACCAGAGATCAGACAGGCGTGGACGACAAGGTGGCTAAATGATTCTGTGTATGGCGCCACAACTTCACCGGTAGCGCGCGAAACTTGGGAAAATCGCGTAAATTGGAGGGAGGGATTGCCAACCAACGCTGGAGCGCATCTTGGCAAAGAGCCGACCGGGCATTGAAACGGTGTATAAAGTGCACTGTAAGTGCATATTTTTTCTGCCACTTACGGCTCATAGGGCAAATGCGGACGTTTTCGGGCTTGGACTTCAAGTTATTGTGTTATAAGGGTAAAAATTATCCATGCTGGTGGTGGGACATATTTACCTGTGACCACGAGTCGCACTTGGCAGCCAGCCCTCCCCATTCCGTTGACCTGAGTCAAAGCGTATGAAGGGGGGCGTCCATAGGGTTTGACCACCCTTTGGGGGAAGTGCGTTCCAATCTCGGCTTGCGTCTATATGGCTTACTCAGACCGCAAGCATGGAGGATCGACCATTAAAGCTTTAGCGCCGGACAACCTCTTGTTGTGCGCCGCTGGAGATGGGACTAAAAGATGGCTCACACGACAAAAAGACTCTCTGTTGAAGAAGGTGCTTTTGCAGTTTTCCTGACTGTTCTCGCCTTCGCCTGCCTGACTATCGCCGCTAAAGCGGTTGATGGCGTCATGGCATTTCATGCAACCGTCGGGCTGATTTTCTCAGCCCTCGGTGTGTTTCTTATTTTCAATGCCTATTTCAAGCGTCCTGTCGACGTCGATGAAACAGGCTACAACCTCGGCCCGATCAAGTTCGCGACGGCTGCTGCCATGTTCTGGGGGATCGCAGGATTTCTCGTTGGCGATATCATCGCCTGGCAGCTGACATTTCCGATTCTGAACTTTGATCTTGAGTGGACCAGTTTCGGTCGATTGCGCCCACTGCATACATCTGCGGTGATCTTCGCATTCGGCGGCAACGTGTTGCTCGGCACCTCCTTCTATGTGGTGCAGCGGACCAGTCACGCGCGTCTGCCTGGCCGGATATCTCCGTGGTTCGTGATCCTGGGCTATAACGCCTTTATCGTGATCGCGGGTACGGGCTACCTTCTGGGTGCGACCCAAGGCAAGGAATATGCAGAACCCGAATGGTATGCCGACCTTTGGCTGACCATCGTCTGGGTGGCCTATTTGCTGGTGTTCCTCGCGACTTTGTGGAAGCGCAAGGAGCCGCATATTTATGTGGCAAACTGGTTCTATCTGGCCTTCATCGTAACGATTGCCATGCTTCATATTGGCAACAACCTATCGATTCCGGTCACGGTATTTGGCATCAAGTCCTATCAGGTCTTCTCTGGTGTGCAGGATGCCATGGTGCAGTGGTGGTACGGCCATAACGCAGTGGGCTTCTTCCTCACCGCCGGCTTCCTCGCCATCATGTACTACTTCATTCCCAAACGTGCCGAGCGTCCGGTCTATTCCTACCGGCTGTCGATCGTGCATTTCTGGGCCCTGATCTTCATTTATATCTGGGCCGGACCGCACCATCTGCATTACACCGCTCTTCCCGATTGGGCGCAGACCCTTGGCATGACCTTCTCCGTCATCCTCTGGATGCCGTCCTGGGGTGGCATGATCAACGGCCTGATGACCCTGTCTGGCGCTTGGGATAAGCTCAGAACCGATCCAGTGCTGCGCATGATGGTTGTTTCTGTTGCCTTCTACGGCATGTCGACCTTCGAAGGTCCGCTGATGTCCGTTAAGGCCGTGAACTCCCTGTCGCATTACACGGACTGGACCATCGGTCACGTGCACTCCGGTGCTCTGGGTTGGGTTGGCTACATTTCCTTCGGTGCTCTCTACTGCCTCGTTCCGTGGCTGTGGAACCGCAAGAAACTCTTCTCCAATACCCTTGTCGAATGGCACTTCTGGATCTCGACGCTCGGTATCGTTCTCTACATCACCTCGATGTGGGTCTCCGGTATCATGCAGGGTCTGATGTGGCGTGCTTACGACAGCCTTGGTTTCCTTGAATATTCCTTCATCGAAACCGTCGAAGCCATGCACCCGTTCTATATGATCCGCGCGATCGGCGGCCTTCTGTTCGTCCTTGGCGCTCTGATCATGGCTTATAACCTCTGGATGACCGTACGAGTTGGCGAAAAGGCTCAGGCCGATGCTGCCGACCCGGCTCTGGTCCCTGCAGAATAAGGAACGGTTTCCATGTCTTTGATGAACAAACACGGCATTCTCGAACGCCATTCCATGCTTCTGCTCATTGGCATCCTGATTGTGGTTGCCATTGGTGGTCTGGTTGAGATTGTCCCGCTTTTCTATCTGAAAAGCACCATCGAGAAGGTGGAGGGCGTGCGTCCCTACACCCCGCTCGAACTCGCCGGTCGTAATATCTATATCCGCGAAGGCTGCTATCTGTGTCATTCACAGATGATCCGCCCGATGCGCGATGAAATCGAACGTTACGGCCATTATTCTCTCGCAGCTGAGTCCATGTACGACCATCCCTTCCAATGGGGATCCAAGCGTACCGGTCCGGACCTTGCGCGTGTGGGCAATAAATATTCCGACCTCTGGCACGTCAGTCACTTGACTGATCCGCGCTCGGTGGTTCCGGAATCCGTTATGCCCGGTTATCCGTTCCTTACCAAGCGCGAGCTGGAAGTGCCCGACATCAGGTCTGACCTAACGGTCAACAAGATTGTCGGTGTTCCCTACAGCGACGAACAGATCGCCAACGCCAAGGCCGACATGCTGGCCCAAGCAAATCCTGATGATGACAACATCGATGGCTTCGAAGAACGCTATCCTGATGTGATCTATCGTGATTTCGATGGCAACCCGGACCAGGTGACAGAAATGGATGCACTCGTGGCTTACCTTCAGGTATTGGGCACGATGGTCGATTTCTCCATCTATGATGACAAGGCTGACCTTCGCTAAGGAGCAGGTTTATGTCGACCTATGAAACTTTAGCTAACTTCGCGCAAACATGGGGCTTGCTCTATTTCGTGCTGATTTTTGCTGGCGTGCTGGTTTACACCTTCTGGCCGTCCAACAAGAAGCGGTTCGATGATGCTGCCAACATGCCGCTGCGGGAGGATTGAGAATGAGCGATCACGAAAAAGAAATTGACCATCTGTCTGGTGTCGAAACCACCGGTCACTCATGGGACGGTTTGAAAGAACTGAATAACCCGCTGCCACGCTGGTGGCTGTGGACCTGGTACGCCACCATCATCTGGGGTATCGGCTATTGGGTGCTGTATCCCGCTTGGCCACTGGTCAATGGTTACACTCAGGGCCTGTTGGGCCATTCCAACCGTGCCGAAGGCATCGCTGCCTACAACGAGTTGGTTGAAACCCGCCTTGAACAGGCCTCCGGTCTGCAGTCAGCCTCGGTCGAGGAAATCCTCGGTGACGAAAATATGCGTCAGTTTGCCGTTGCACAGGGTGCTGCTGCCTTTGGTGACAACTGTGCCGCCTGTCATGGCACGGGGGCAGCCGGTGGTGAGGGCTATCCGAACCTGCTGGATGATGATTGGCTTTGGGGCGGCACGATTGATGCCATCCACGAGACCCTTCGCGTCGGCATCCGGTCCGGTCATGAAGACGAGCGGTTTGGCAACATGACGGCTTTCGGTCGTGATGAGATCCTCTCTAAAGAGGAAATCGAGACCCTCGCAAGCTATGTCCAGTCTCTCTCGGGCAGTGCGCCCGAAGGTGCTGATCTGGACGCCGGTAAGGTGTTGTTTGAAGAAAACTGCGTCGCCTGTCATGGCGAGGATGCCAAGGGCATGCAGGAACTCGGTTCACCAAACCTGACCGATGCCATCTGGCTCTATGGTGGCGATCGCGAGACCATCATCGAAACGATCACCAATGGTCGTGCCGGTGTCATGCCCAGCTGGGAAGCCCGTCTTGATCCGCTGACGATCAAGTCTCTGGCGGTCTATGTGCACACCCGAGGTGGTGGCCAGTAACAGGTCGCGCTTGCGGCTATGATACGGCGCTCGATCTTCGAGTGCGACAAGAATGAAGCCGGGGCCGGTTTGAACGCTGGCCCCGCGTCCTGCAAGCGGTTGACCGACTTTGAAACGAGCCGATCGGCCCGACCAGTTCTCCGAGCTCTTCAAGGCAGTGCTCATTGCTGATGCCCAAAGAAGCCGGTGACAGGTTTGAACGTGCTGTCTTGCAATACAGTCCTGGCTCATCCCGGCCGACAGAAACGGGAACCGGAGCAGATGCGAAATACGCGACAATTTGCCTCGGTATTTTCACGCAAAAATAGTCTACTTGATAGACCATGAGCACGATGGACCGCTGAACGAGACACAAATTGAAGTAGATTAAATGCCTGTTAGCAGGCCCGGCAAGTGATGGACCTGTTTGCCGGACTACGGACAGCCAACTGGCAAAGACGACTGTTTCGAGGAGAAGCGAGATGACGGTGGAAGCCCCAGGGACCAGCTCGGGCGGTGATGTACTCTATGCGAAGGCCAAGAAGGTCTTTCCGCAAAGTGTTCAAGGCCGCTACCGAAATTTCAAATGGGCGTTCATGATCGTGGCGCTCGGTCTCTATTATTTCCTGCCCTTCGTGCGGTGGGATCGCGGCCCGGGTGCTCCCGATCAGGCCGTTCTGATCGATTTTCCTGCGCGGCGGTTCTATTTCTTCTTCATCGAAATCTGGCCGCAGGAAATCTATTATCTCACAGGCCTCTTGATCCTTGCGGCTCTGACGCTGTTCCTGATGAATGCGCTCGCGGGACGCGTCTGGTGCGGTTACATGTGTTTCCAGACGGTCTGGACTGACCTTTTCATGCTGGTCGAACGGTGGATCGAGGGCGATCGCCGTGAACGCATCAAGGCAGATAAACAGTCTTTGACGGCCAAGAAGGTCGGTCGCACGGTCTTCAAACATTTTGTCTGGTTGCTGATCGCGTGGTGGACCGGCGGCGCCTGGGTGCTCTACTTTGCCGATGCGCCCACACTGGTGACTGAGCTGGCCTTTGGACAAGCGCCGATGGTGGCCTATCTCTGGATCGGCATTCTGACGGCGACGACCTACATCATGGCTGGCCACATGCGCGAGCAGGTCTGTGTCTATATGTGCCCGTGGCCGCGCATTCAGGCTGCCCTGACCGACGAATGGGCACTCAACGTTACCTACCGCACCGACCGGGGTGAGCCGCGCGGCTCTCTGAAAAAGATGAAGGCGCGTGCCGAAGAGGGCTTGCCTGCCGGGGATTGCGTCGATTGCGGTCAGTGTGTGGCCGTCTGCCCGACTGGCATCGACATTCGGGATGGTGCCCAGCTCGCCTGCATCCAGTGCGGACTGTGCATCGATGCCTGCGACAATGTCATGGAGAAGGTCGGCAAGCCACGCGGTCTCATCGACTATGAAACCGACGTCAACATCCAGCGCCATCTTGAAGGCAAGGAAAGCGTTTACCGTTTCATTCGCCCGCGAACGATCATCTATATGGCGATGATCGCCTTTGTTGTCGGCCTGATGGTCTTCACTCTGATCAATCGGCAGTTGGTTGATCTCAATGTCCTGCATGACCGCAACCCGCTCTTCGTGCAATTGTCTGACGGGTCGCTGCGCAATGGCTACACCATCCGCCTGATCAACAAGGCAACCACGGCGCGCGATTTTGAACTCAGTCTGGTCAATGCGCCAGAAGGCTTTTCAATGAACGCGGTCGGTGTCAAGAGTGATGATCCCCGATCCATGGTCGTGCCAATTCAGGCTGACCTGACAAAGGAACTCCGGGTTCAGGTCTTCTCGCCGCCCCAAGCACAGCTCGAGAAGTCCCAGCCGATTGCCTTCAATATCCGGGATACAGAGACGGGTGAAGGCCAGACCGTATCGGATTATTTCAAGGCTCCGTAAGGCGCTTTCTAACCAAAAAGACATGAAGCAGAGGCTTTTGGTGGCTATCCAAAGTCTCTGTTTCGCTGCAAAATGACCCCTGAAAAATTGCACGGAGACCCAAGAATGGCACAACAGAGACTGGACGCTTCTGAAAAGAAACTGACCGGCTGGCATGTGTTGCTGTGGATCTGTGGTTTCTTCGCCGTGGTATTCACTGCCAACGGCGCGTTCGTCTACTACGCCAGCACCAGTTGGCCCGGCGTGGTGGAACAAAGCCCTTATCAGGCCAGCCAGAATTACAACAACACCCTCAAGGAAGCGCAGGCTCAGGCAGATCGTCAGTGGCAGATGGGGATAGAGCTCAAACGGCGCCAGAATGACGTCTTCCTGATTGTCGAGGCGCGCGACAAGCTGGACAATCCGATTACGGATCTGGTTATAGAGGCGAATATCGGTCGTCCTGCGACAGAAAGCTTTGACCGTCAATTGACCCTGTCTTCCAAGACCGGCGGCACGTATCAGGGCACCATAGGCACGCTTGACCCGGGCCGCTGGCGCATCAAGCTAGAAGCCCTCGAAGACAGCGAGGTCATGTTCCAGACGCTCCAGACGGTCACGCTGAAGTAGCATCAACAAGCAAAGAAAGACATCAGCAGGCTTGCTATGACGGCAACGGACACTGTAGAGCGTGATTGGTCGGCCTTTTCCGAAAGCCTGCCCGATGGCAAGCAGAAGCTGGCGCTTGCTGTCGAAGGGATCTATTGCCCTGCCTGCATGACGCGCATCGAGAAGGGCCTCATGGACCTTGAGGGCGTCTCCAACGCCCGCGTCAA encodes:
- a CDS encoding AbrB family transcriptional regulator, which produces MLNLVELYAIAFAGGWLATYIGFPASWLTGSLLAVVVAMFAGRKLFIPNRLKNGGFMLVGVILGTGFTPDTLHAIAAWPLSVALLVVTVIIITLSSYFVLRRVGHWDHATALFASLPGALAYVMAIAEASRADISRVAVAQSIRVFAMIAVLPVLLTPFAQLEGGAAHDVVKVAAPENLDMQSILILLAGMAIVAPLVKWFKIPGGFLLGGMAISGAFYLSGTFSAPLPDWLAVPGFLTIGALVGTRFGSVSLSQLAKLMGISLLSLFVSMSVSLIAALIGWAVLGFPPGQTFLAYAPGGFETMVLLAFLFDMNPAFVAGHHLVRYLGLVLIAPAVTARLTRDQTGVDDKVAK
- the ccoN gene encoding cytochrome-c oxidase, cbb3-type subunit I; this translates as MAHTTKRLSVEEGAFAVFLTVLAFACLTIAAKAVDGVMAFHATVGLIFSALGVFLIFNAYFKRPVDVDETGYNLGPIKFATAAAMFWGIAGFLVGDIIAWQLTFPILNFDLEWTSFGRLRPLHTSAVIFAFGGNVLLGTSFYVVQRTSHARLPGRISPWFVILGYNAFIVIAGTGYLLGATQGKEYAEPEWYADLWLTIVWVAYLLVFLATLWKRKEPHIYVANWFYLAFIVTIAMLHIGNNLSIPVTVFGIKSYQVFSGVQDAMVQWWYGHNAVGFFLTAGFLAIMYYFIPKRAERPVYSYRLSIVHFWALIFIYIWAGPHHLHYTALPDWAQTLGMTFSVILWMPSWGGMINGLMTLSGAWDKLRTDPVLRMMVVSVAFYGMSTFEGPLMSVKAVNSLSHYTDWTIGHVHSGALGWVGYISFGALYCLVPWLWNRKKLFSNTLVEWHFWISTLGIVLYITSMWVSGIMQGLMWRAYDSLGFLEYSFIETVEAMHPFYMIRAIGGLLFVLGALIMAYNLWMTVRVGEKAQADAADPALVPAE
- the ccoO gene encoding cytochrome-c oxidase, cbb3-type subunit II — translated: MSLMNKHGILERHSMLLLIGILIVVAIGGLVEIVPLFYLKSTIEKVEGVRPYTPLELAGRNIYIREGCYLCHSQMIRPMRDEIERYGHYSLAAESMYDHPFQWGSKRTGPDLARVGNKYSDLWHVSHLTDPRSVVPESVMPGYPFLTKRELEVPDIRSDLTVNKIVGVPYSDEQIANAKADMLAQANPDDDNIDGFEERYPDVIYRDFDGNPDQVTEMDALVAYLQVLGTMVDFSIYDDKADLR
- a CDS encoding cbb3-type cytochrome c oxidase subunit 3, producing the protein MSTYETLANFAQTWGLLYFVLIFAGVLVYTFWPSNKKRFDDAANMPLRED
- a CDS encoding FixH family protein; the encoded protein is MAQQRLDASEKKLTGWHVLLWICGFFAVVFTANGAFVYYASTSWPGVVEQSPYQASQNYNNTLKEAQAQADRQWQMGIELKRRQNDVFLIVEARDKLDNPITDLVIEANIGRPATESFDRQLTLSSKTGGTYQGTIGTLDPGRWRIKLEALEDSEVMFQTLQTVTLK
- the ccoG gene encoding cytochrome c oxidase accessory protein CcoG → MTVEAPGTSSGGDVLYAKAKKVFPQSVQGRYRNFKWAFMIVALGLYYFLPFVRWDRGPGAPDQAVLIDFPARRFYFFFIEIWPQEIYYLTGLLILAALTLFLMNALAGRVWCGYMCFQTVWTDLFMLVERWIEGDRRERIKADKQSLTAKKVGRTVFKHFVWLLIAWWTGGAWVLYFADAPTLVTELAFGQAPMVAYLWIGILTATTYIMAGHMREQVCVYMCPWPRIQAALTDEWALNVTYRTDRGEPRGSLKKMKARAEEGLPAGDCVDCGQCVAVCPTGIDIRDGAQLACIQCGLCIDACDNVMEKVGKPRGLIDYETDVNIQRHLEGKESVYRFIRPRTIIYMAMIAFVVGLMVFTLINRQLVDLNVLHDRNPLFVQLSDGSLRNGYTIRLINKATTARDFELSLVNAPEGFSMNAVGVKSDDPRSMVVPIQADLTKELRVQVFSPPQAQLEKSQPIAFNIRDTETGEGQTVSDYFKAP
- the ccoP gene encoding cytochrome-c oxidase, cbb3-type subunit III, which encodes MSDHEKEIDHLSGVETTGHSWDGLKELNNPLPRWWLWTWYATIIWGIGYWVLYPAWPLVNGYTQGLLGHSNRAEGIAAYNELVETRLEQASGLQSASVEEILGDENMRQFAVAQGAAAFGDNCAACHGTGAAGGEGYPNLLDDDWLWGGTIDAIHETLRVGIRSGHEDERFGNMTAFGRDEILSKEEIETLASYVQSLSGSAPEGADLDAGKVLFEENCVACHGEDAKGMQELGSPNLTDAIWLYGGDRETIIETITNGRAGVMPSWEARLDPLTIKSLAVYVHTRGGGQ